From the Astyanax mexicanus isolate ESR-SI-001 chromosome 9, AstMex3_surface, whole genome shotgun sequence genome, one window contains:
- the LOC111191283 gene encoding zinc finger MYM-type protein 1-like: protein MKLSFLGKLSIAQQLDEGYRIAVRRHNEEVTKNRHILSRIIDCVKFCGAFELALRGHDESKSSDNPGIFRGLVDFVASLDGVLKEHLENATVFKGTSKTVQNELLDCMFSVLREHIIKEAQSSDFLSIQADETVDIATQCQLVLVLRYIDAKNTVQERFFEFVPLQSATADSIATALKERLSTILPEDQKAKLICQAYDGASVMRGATAGVQKKIQDVYPNAHYIHCYAHQLNLIMQQATSHITKVRIFFSNLNGFTSFFSRSSKRTSVLDKVVAHRLPASSNIRWNFHSRVINTVFDHREDLIRCFECIQDSGDFDPITVREAGAFAMLLEDQDFKFFLQLFHHIMPHVDLLYAKLQKKVIDSVCIQKSIQQFQEDIQKIRNSLHSMVGQSSVGSSQPVKRRRTLSVEDHERIAAEVCDIILGHTRERFSFTNHLVSATLLQGDRFEQYNTAFPEDALSNTLKAYPVLNGGKLKTELSLIYSKEEFKACCGAVGLLQLFMENNLEEVFSETVTLLKILITTPMTTAEAERCFSTLKRIKTFLRNSMTQDRLNALAMLSMEKTLVTEMTDFNKNVIEKFAGQKERRAKFMFK from the exons ATGAAGCTAAGTTTTTTGGGGAAACTTAGCATTGCTCAACAACTAGATGAAGGCTACAGGATTGCTGTTAGAAGGCACAATGAAGAGGTGACAAAAAATCGGCACATTCTCTCTAGAATAATAGATTGTGTTAAATTTTGTGGAGCATTTGAACTGGCCTTGCGTGGCCATGATGAAAGTAAAAGCTCGGATAATCCCGGCATCTTTCGTGGGTTGGTGGATTTTGTTGCTTCTCTTGATGGAGTGCTAAAAGAACACCTTGAGAATGCTACTGTGTTTAAGGGAACTTCGAAAACCGTGCAGAATGAACTGCTGGACTGTATGTTTTCTGTTTTGAGGGAGCATATTATCAAAGAAGCCCAGAGCAGTGATTTTCTTTCAATCCAGGCAGACGAGACAGTGGATATTGCCACGCAGTGCCAACTTGTGCTTGTACTACGTTATATCGATGCCAAAAACACTGTTCAGGAAAGGTTTTTTGAATTTGTCCCTCTGCAGTCGGCTACAGCTGATTCCATTGCTACAGCCCTAAAAGAACGTCTTTCAACTATTCTTCCTGAGGATCAAAAGGCTAAGCTCATCTGCCAGGCATATGATGGAGCCAGCGTGATGCGAGGTGCCACTGCAGGTGTTCAGAAGAAGATACAAGATGTGTACCCAAATGCCCACTACATCCACTGCTATGCACATCAGCTGAATCTAATAATGCAACAGGCTACTTCTCACATAACCAAAgtaagaatatttttttctaaccttAATGGATTTACCAGCTTTTTTTCCAGATCATCCAAGCGCACAAGTGTTCTTGATAAAGTTGTGGCCCACAGACTACCAGCATCCAGTAACATCAGATGGAACTTTCACAGCCGTGTCATCAATACTGTGTTTGATCACAGAGAGGACCTTATCCGCTGTTTTGAATGCATACAAGACTCTGGTGACTTTGACCCCATTACCGTCAGAGAGGCTGGAGCATTTGCCATGCTCCTGGAGGATCAGGATTTTAAGTTCTTTCTGCAACTTTTCCACCATATCATGCCTCATGTGGACCTCCTCTATGCCAAACTCCAGAAGAAGGTCATAGATTCAGTCTGTATCCAGAAGAGCATCCAGCAGTTCCAAGAGGACATTCAAAAGATCAG AAATTCTCTTCACTCTATGGTTGGACAAAGCAGTGTAGGTAGCAGTCAGCCAGTAAAGAGGCGTCGGACACTCAGTGTAGAAGACCACGAAAGGATTGCTGCAGAA GTCTGTGATATCATACTGGGACACACCAGGGAGCGCTTTTCCTTCACGAACCACCTTGTTAGTGCCACACTCCTGCAGGGGGACAGGTTTGAACAATACAACACAGCATTTCCTGAAGATGCACTGAGCAACACTTTAAAAGCCTATCCAGTGCTTAATGGAGGTAAGCTGAAGACAGAGCTTAGTCTCATCTACAGCAAGGAAGAGTTCAAAGCATGTTGTGGTGCTGTGGGCCTACTCCAGCTGTTTATGGAAAATAACCTAGAAGAAGTCTTTTCAGAAACTGTCACACTCCTGAAGATACTCATCACCACACCCATGACCACAGCAGAAGCTGAAAGGTGCTTTTCGACTCTGAAAAGAATTAAGACTTTTCTGAGAAACTCAATGACTCAGGACAGGCTGAATGCATTGGCCATGTTGTCAATGGAGAAAACACTGGTCACAGAGATGACTGATTTTAATAAGAATGTAATTGAGAAATTTGCAGGCCAGAAGGAAAGAAGGGCAAAATTCATGTTCAAATAG